A single window of Microbispora hainanensis DNA harbors:
- the tsaE gene encoding tRNA (adenosine(37)-N6)-threonylcarbamoyltransferase complex ATPase subunit type 1 TsaE: MTTAEFRATTADETRELGARLAGLLAPGDLVVLSGPLGAGKTTLVQGLAEGLKVRGPITSPTFVIARVHPSLSDGPALVHVDAYRLGGTLEVDDLDLDASLEESVTVVEWGEGLVEGLSEDRLDVQIERGAEDEERRVRVTGVGPRWSELSLA, encoded by the coding sequence GTGACCACGGCCGAGTTCCGGGCCACGACCGCCGATGAGACGCGTGAGCTGGGCGCGCGGCTGGCCGGGCTGCTCGCCCCCGGAGACCTGGTCGTGCTGAGCGGCCCGCTGGGCGCGGGGAAGACCACACTGGTGCAGGGCCTCGCGGAGGGCCTGAAGGTGCGCGGGCCGATCACGTCCCCCACGTTCGTGATCGCCCGGGTCCACCCGTCCCTGTCCGACGGGCCCGCGCTCGTGCACGTGGACGCCTACCGGCTGGGCGGCACGCTGGAGGTGGACGACCTCGACCTCGACGCGTCGCTTGAGGAGTCGGTGACCGTGGTCGAGTGGGGCGAGGGCCTGGTCGAGGGCCTGTCCGAGGACCGCCTGGACGTCCAGATCGAGCGGGGCGCCGAGGACGAGGAGCGCCGCGTACGGGTGACCGGCGTGGGCCCGCGCTGGTCGGAGCTCTCCCTGGCCTGA
- a CDS encoding alpha/beta fold hydrolase: MSTRRKVGIAGAVFGAASAGVAAATLAKRYAVGRIRLRPDLEASEPFGELHGRSVTLETSDGVQIHAEIDGVEDAPLTVVLCHGYCLSSDSWHYQRRDLRDSYRLVLWDQRCHGHSARAMASDCTIERLGEDLALVLEELVPGPCVVVGHSMGGMTVMALAERRPELFGDKIRGVSLVATSAGKLAEITLGLPALVSKLVNLAVPSAVSIMRRSGALVDRGREAGTDLSFLALRHLGFGDSKNVSPTVVDFVESMIRATPSEVIADFYPALMTHDKLTSLDVLNKVPTAIIVGDRDWLTPLDHSKAIAAAVPTAQLTIVPETSHLVQLERPDAVNEALRELLKRAERGNT; this comes from the coding sequence ATGAGCACACGTCGCAAGGTCGGGATCGCCGGAGCGGTCTTCGGTGCGGCGTCCGCGGGAGTGGCGGCGGCCACGCTCGCCAAAAGGTACGCCGTGGGCCGCATCCGCCTGCGGCCGGACCTGGAGGCGAGTGAGCCCTTCGGCGAGCTGCACGGACGTTCGGTGACGCTCGAGACCTCGGACGGCGTGCAGATCCATGCCGAGATCGACGGTGTGGAGGACGCGCCGCTGACCGTGGTGCTGTGCCACGGCTACTGCCTGTCGTCGGACTCCTGGCACTACCAGCGGCGCGATCTGCGCGACTCCTACCGGCTCGTGCTGTGGGACCAGCGCTGCCACGGCCACTCCGCGCGCGCGATGGCAAGCGACTGCACGATCGAGCGCCTCGGCGAGGATCTCGCGCTGGTGCTGGAGGAGCTCGTCCCGGGGCCGTGCGTGGTGGTGGGCCACTCCATGGGCGGCATGACGGTCATGGCGCTGGCGGAGCGGCGGCCCGAGCTGTTCGGCGACAAGATCCGCGGCGTCTCGCTGGTGGCGACCTCGGCGGGCAAGCTCGCCGAGATCACCCTGGGCCTGCCCGCCCTGGTCTCCAAGCTCGTCAACCTCGCGGTGCCGTCGGCCGTCTCGATCATGCGCAGGAGCGGCGCGCTGGTCGACCGGGGCCGTGAGGCCGGCACCGACCTGTCCTTCCTGGCGCTGCGCCACCTCGGGTTCGGCGATTCCAAGAACGTCAGCCCCACCGTCGTGGACTTCGTCGAGTCGATGATCAGGGCGACCCCCTCCGAGGTGATCGCCGACTTCTATCCGGCGCTGATGACGCACGACAAGCTCACCTCGCTCGACGTGCTCAACAAGGTGCCGACCGCGATCATCGTGGGCGACCGCGACTGGCTGACGCCGCTCGACCACAGCAAGGCGATCGCGGCGGCCGTGCCGACCGCGCAGCTCACCATCGTGCCGGAGACCTCGCACCTCGTTCAGCTCGAACGGCCCGACGCCGTGAACGAGGCGCTCCGCGAGCTGCTGAAGCGAGCCGAGAGGGGGAACACGTGA
- a CDS encoding ABC transporter permease has product MNTVVADITYRAMLGRKRIWLLILLPVALVALAALLRVVNGQDEQTAVLLMKSFAIGTMLPLLGLIAGTGVIAPEIEDGTIIHLLAKPISRPVIAVTKFVVAASLIAVLAAVSTYASAYLLVGSESGVASGFALGALFGGIAYAAVFLLLGVLTRHAVAVGVIYALVWEGVVGGYVPGARKFSIQQWAQSLADQVSSSPFFSTEVTLGFAVPAMVIVTIGAVVWTGQRLRSLSLTGDD; this is encoded by the coding sequence ATGAACACGGTGGTGGCGGACATCACCTACCGGGCCATGCTCGGGCGCAAGCGGATCTGGCTGCTGATCCTGCTGCCGGTGGCGCTGGTCGCGCTCGCCGCGCTGCTCAGGGTGGTGAACGGCCAGGACGAGCAGACGGCCGTGCTGCTGATGAAGAGCTTCGCGATCGGCACGATGCTGCCGCTGCTCGGGCTGATCGCCGGGACGGGCGTGATCGCACCGGAGATCGAGGACGGCACGATCATCCACCTGCTGGCCAAGCCGATCTCCCGCCCGGTGATCGCGGTGACGAAGTTCGTGGTCGCGGCCTCCCTCATCGCGGTGCTCGCGGCCGTCTCGACCTACGCCTCCGCGTATCTCCTGGTCGGCTCGGAGTCGGGCGTCGCGAGCGGCTTCGCCCTCGGAGCGCTGTTCGGCGGCATCGCGTACGCCGCGGTGTTCCTGCTGCTGGGCGTGCTCACCCGCCACGCGGTCGCGGTCGGCGTCATCTACGCCCTCGTGTGGGAGGGCGTGGTCGGCGGCTACGTGCCCGGCGCCCGGAAGTTCTCCATCCAGCAGTGGGCCCAGTCGCTCGCCGACCAGGTCTCCTCCTCGCCCTTCTTCTCCACCGAGGTGACGCTCGGCTTCGCCGTACCGGCGATGGTCATCGTCACGATCGGCGCGGTCGTCTGGACCGGTCAGCGCCTGCGCTCCCTCTCCCTGACCGGCGACGACTGA
- a CDS encoding holo-ACP synthase, whose amino-acid sequence MIVGIGVDVVEVARLGAALERTPALRKRLFTDAEGALPLESLAARFAAKEAVAKALGAPPGLRHLDAEIVRGAQGRPELRITGRAAEVARDLGVGRWHVSLSHDGGMAVAYVVAES is encoded by the coding sequence GTGATCGTGGGCATCGGGGTGGACGTGGTCGAGGTGGCGCGCCTGGGCGCGGCCCTGGAGCGCACGCCCGCGCTGCGAAAGCGCCTGTTCACCGATGCCGAGGGCGCGCTGCCGCTGGAGTCGCTGGCCGCGCGGTTCGCCGCGAAGGAGGCCGTGGCCAAGGCCCTCGGGGCGCCGCCGGGCCTGCGGCACCTCGACGCGGAGATCGTGCGCGGCGCGCAGGGCAGGCCGGAGCTGCGGATCACGGGCCGGGCCGCCGAGGTGGCCCGCGACCTCGGCGTAGGCAGATGGCACGTCTCGCTGTCGCACGACGGCGGCATGGCGGTCGCCTACGTCGTCGCCGAGTCCTGA
- a CDS encoding alpha/beta hydrolase: MTPVRPALDPQLRDLLAEMPLMSQLDAEVLAHLRRLPAAPVDSLLADRRVDRREVTVPAPDGAPIALSIFSPENAADAPCVYWMHGGGMVMGDRFSQIDIPLEWLDRFGAVVVSVEYRLAPEATGTTLVDDCYQGLLWVAEHAAELGVDPARIVVAGASAGGGLAAGVTLLARDRGTPLIAAQVLICPMLDHRNTSTSSRQFSGVPGVWTREMNEFGWRSVLGGRTGDEVPPYVSPALADDLSGLPATYIDTGSAEVFRDEDADYATRIWAAGGQAELHVWAGGFHGFDALFPQARISATARRTRTEWLARVLSPDATA; the protein is encoded by the coding sequence ATGACCCCCGTACGCCCCGCCCTGGACCCCCAACTGCGTGACCTGCTGGCCGAGATGCCCCTCATGTCGCAGCTCGACGCCGAAGTGCTCGCGCACCTGCGCCGGCTTCCGGCGGCCCCCGTCGACTCCCTCCTCGCAGACCGGCGGGTCGACCGGCGCGAGGTCACCGTGCCCGCCCCGGACGGCGCCCCGATCGCCCTTTCGATCTTCAGTCCGGAGAACGCCGCCGACGCGCCCTGCGTCTACTGGATGCACGGGGGCGGGATGGTCATGGGCGACCGCTTCTCGCAGATCGACATCCCGCTGGAGTGGCTCGACCGGTTCGGCGCGGTCGTGGTCTCCGTCGAATATCGGCTCGCCCCGGAGGCCACCGGCACAACCCTCGTCGACGACTGCTACCAGGGCCTGCTCTGGGTCGCCGAGCACGCCGCCGAGCTCGGCGTCGATCCCGCCAGGATCGTCGTCGCGGGCGCCAGCGCGGGCGGCGGCCTCGCCGCGGGCGTCACGCTGCTGGCCCGCGACCGCGGCACCCCGCTTATCGCCGCGCAGGTGCTGATCTGCCCCATGCTCGACCACCGCAACACCAGCACGTCGAGCCGCCAGTTCTCCGGCGTGCCCGGCGTCTGGACCCGTGAGATGAACGAGTTCGGCTGGCGGTCCGTCCTCGGCGGCCGCACCGGCGACGAGGTGCCCCCGTACGTCTCGCCCGCGCTGGCGGACGACCTGTCGGGCCTGCCGGCCACCTACATCGACACCGGCTCCGCCGAGGTCTTCCGCGACGAGGACGCCGACTACGCCACCCGCATCTGGGCGGCCGGGGGTCAGGCCGAGCTGCACGTCTGGGCGGGCGGCTTCCACGGATTCGACGCCCTCTTTCCGCAGGCGCGGATCTCGGCCACGGCCCGCCGTACGCGCACCGAGTGGCTCGCCCGCGTCCTGTCCCCCGACGCCACCGCATGA
- the alr gene encoding alanine racemase, producing MSFSTVHSATPAEARVDLSAIAHNVRLLAESAAGAEMMAVVKADAYGHGAAPVAKACLEAGASRLGTALVREALALREAGITAPILSWLITPGEPLDAALLADVELSAGATWVVDEIVEAARRTGRTARVHLKADTGNSRGGATPADWSSLVEHALAARASGAIEIAGLWSHFACADIPGHPSIEDQLATFEEALAVADKAGVPSDAIRHFANSAATVTLPQARYDMVRTGIAVYGLSPIPELGDFGLRPAMTLTARLAQVKRAAPGAGVSYGHLYVTERETTLGLVPLGYADGILRNGTNRAEVLAAGRRRRIAGRVCMDQFVIDLGDDPAESGDEVILFGPGDNGEPTCQEWADSLGTITHEIVTRIGSRVPRVHTDGR from the coding sequence ATGAGCTTCTCAACGGTGCACTCCGCCACCCCGGCCGAGGCGCGCGTCGACCTGTCCGCCATCGCGCACAACGTGCGGCTGCTCGCGGAGTCGGCCGCCGGCGCCGAGATGATGGCCGTCGTCAAGGCCGACGCGTACGGTCACGGCGCGGCTCCGGTGGCCAAGGCGTGCCTGGAGGCGGGCGCGAGCCGGCTCGGCACGGCGCTCGTCCGCGAGGCGCTGGCGCTGCGCGAGGCGGGGATCACCGCGCCGATCCTGTCGTGGCTCATCACCCCCGGCGAGCCGCTGGACGCCGCGCTGCTCGCGGACGTCGAGCTGTCGGCCGGGGCGACATGGGTCGTGGACGAGATCGTCGAGGCCGCCCGGCGCACCGGGCGCACCGCCCGGGTGCACCTGAAGGCCGACACCGGCAACTCCCGCGGCGGCGCGACACCGGCGGACTGGTCGTCGCTGGTCGAGCACGCGCTCGCCGCGCGGGCGAGCGGGGCCATCGAGATCGCCGGGCTGTGGTCGCACTTCGCCTGCGCGGACATCCCCGGCCATCCCTCGATCGAGGACCAGCTCGCGACGTTCGAGGAGGCGCTCGCCGTCGCCGACAAGGCGGGGGTGCCGAGCGACGCGATCCGTCACTTCGCCAACTCGGCGGCGACAGTCACACTGCCGCAGGCCAGGTATGACATGGTCCGTACGGGCATCGCCGTCTATGGCCTGAGCCCGATCCCCGAGCTCGGCGACTTCGGGCTGCGCCCGGCCATGACGCTGACGGCCAGGCTCGCGCAGGTGAAGCGGGCCGCCCCGGGCGCGGGCGTGTCGTACGGGCACCTGTACGTCACGGAGCGTGAGACCACGCTTGGCCTCGTTCCTCTCGGGTATGCGGACGGCATCCTGAGAAACGGGACCAACCGGGCGGAGGTGCTGGCAGCGGGCCGGCGGCGGCGTATCGCCGGGCGGGTGTGCATGGACCAGTTCGTCATCGACCTGGGTGACGATCCTGCGGAATCGGGGGACGAGGTGATCCTTTTCGGTCCCGGGGACAATGGTGAGCCAACTTGTCAGGAATGGGCGGATTCCCTGGGCACGATTACCCATGAGATCGTGACGAGGATCGGATCCCGCGTGCCTCGTGTCCATACGGACGGACGCTGA
- a CDS encoding ABC transporter ATP-binding protein, with product MTTTSSPVTTRQGVLELAQVSRWYGNVVAVNDVTMTIGPGVTGLLGPNGAGKSTLLHMMAGFLAPSSGTATLDGGRIWHNHEIYRRIGLVPEKEAVYGFLTGWQFVLSSARLHGLPSPADAAERALDLVEMTDAAGRRIETYSKGMRQRVKVAAALVHDPQVLLLDEPFNGMDPRQRLHLMDLVRRMGEEGRTILFSSHILEEVERVAHHIEVLVAGRHAASGDYREIRRRMADRPHLFRVRSSDDRRLAAALIADPSSSAVSLTEQGVEVQVTDYARFTALLPRMARDLAVHLWQVSPTDEDLESVFSYLISGSSR from the coding sequence GTGACCACCACAAGCTCTCCCGTGACCACCCGCCAGGGCGTGCTCGAACTCGCCCAGGTGTCCCGCTGGTATGGCAACGTCGTGGCGGTCAACGACGTCACGATGACCATCGGACCCGGCGTCACCGGCCTGCTCGGGCCGAACGGCGCGGGCAAGTCGACGCTGCTGCACATGATGGCCGGGTTCCTCGCGCCGTCCAGCGGCACGGCGACCCTCGACGGCGGGCGCATCTGGCACAACCACGAGATCTACCGGCGGATCGGCCTGGTGCCCGAGAAGGAGGCCGTCTACGGCTTCCTCACCGGGTGGCAGTTCGTGCTGTCGTCGGCCCGGCTGCACGGCCTGCCCTCGCCCGCCGACGCGGCCGAACGGGCCCTCGACCTGGTGGAGATGACGGACGCCGCCGGCCGCCGCATCGAGACCTACTCGAAGGGCATGCGGCAGCGCGTCAAGGTCGCCGCCGCCCTCGTCCACGACCCCCAGGTGCTGCTGCTGGACGAGCCGTTCAACGGCATGGACCCCCGGCAGCGGCTCCACCTCATGGACCTCGTACGCCGCATGGGCGAGGAGGGCCGGACGATCCTGTTCAGCTCGCACATCCTCGAAGAGGTCGAGCGGGTGGCCCACCACATCGAGGTCCTGGTCGCGGGGCGGCACGCCGCGTCGGGCGACTACCGCGAGATCCGGCGCCGCATGGCCGACCGGCCGCACCTGTTCCGGGTCAGGTCGAGCGACGACCGGCGCCTGGCCGCCGCGCTCATCGCCGACCCCTCCTCCAGCGCGGTCTCGCTGACCGAGCAGGGCGTCGAGGTCCAGGTGACCGACTACGCGCGCTTCACCGCGCTGCTGCCGCGGATGGCGCGCGATCTCGCCGTACACCTGTGGCAGGTCTCCCCCACCGACGAGGACCTGGAAAGCGTCTTCTCCTACCTCATCTCCGGGAGCTCTCGATGA
- a CDS encoding NAD(P)H-hydrate dehydratase, producing the protein MRTAYTSDQIRSAERALMARLPEGTLMGRAAAGLAAVCAHLLAGSCGRVYGSRVALLIGSGDNGGDALYAGARLARRGARVEAVLAGSRTHEGGLAALRQAGGRAHPYDAERARELLARADLVMDGLVGIGGSGALREPYATLAELTGRTDGLVVAVDVPSGVDASSGRVEGPAVRAHLTVTFGAYKAGLLIDPGAAHAGAVELVDIGLGPYLPDPEVTALTSDDVADLLPRPGAESDKYRRGVVGVAAGSDRYTGAAVLSVGGAVRAGAGMVRFASSAEPVRLVRTRWPEAVTTVLDPSLVLRSSLDEVGRVQAWVLGPGLGTGPEAHAVARAVLSTGVPVLVDADGLTLVAKDRSLLRRAAPTVLTPHAGELSRLLGVPREDIEAERLEHVRRAATELGATVLLKGSTTLVAEEHRPVRVNTTGTPWLATGGTGDVLSGIAGALLAAGLTGYDAASCAAYVHGLAARVASGGGVAAGPGQAPIAALDVAEALPEALRTL; encoded by the coding sequence ATGCGGACCGCCTACACCTCCGACCAGATCCGCTCCGCCGAGCGCGCGCTGATGGCGAGGCTCCCCGAGGGAACGCTGATGGGCAGGGCCGCCGCCGGGCTCGCCGCCGTCTGCGCACACTTGCTCGCCGGCTCCTGCGGCCGGGTGTACGGCTCCCGCGTGGCGCTGCTGATCGGCAGCGGCGACAACGGCGGGGACGCCCTGTACGCCGGGGCCAGGCTGGCCCGCCGGGGAGCACGGGTGGAGGCGGTCCTCGCCGGCTCGCGCACCCACGAGGGCGGCCTGGCCGCGTTGCGGCAGGCGGGCGGCCGGGCGCACCCCTACGACGCCGAGCGGGCCCGTGAGCTGCTGGCCCGCGCCGACCTCGTGATGGACGGCCTCGTCGGCATCGGAGGCAGCGGGGCGCTGCGGGAGCCGTACGCCACGCTCGCGGAGCTGACCGGCCGGACCGACGGCCTGGTCGTCGCGGTCGACGTGCCGAGCGGGGTGGACGCGAGCAGCGGGCGGGTCGAGGGACCGGCGGTGCGCGCGCACCTCACGGTCACGTTCGGCGCGTACAAGGCCGGTCTGCTGATCGATCCCGGCGCCGCCCACGCGGGCGCGGTCGAGCTGGTGGACATCGGCCTCGGGCCCTACCTGCCGGATCCCGAGGTGACCGCGCTGACCAGCGACGACGTGGCCGACCTGCTGCCGCGCCCGGGCGCGGAGAGCGACAAATACCGGCGCGGCGTCGTCGGGGTCGCCGCAGGCAGCGACAGGTACACCGGGGCCGCCGTGCTCTCGGTCGGCGGCGCTGTGCGCGCCGGAGCGGGGATGGTCCGCTTCGCGAGCTCGGCCGAGCCGGTGCGGCTGGTCAGGACCCGCTGGCCGGAGGCCGTCACGACCGTGCTCGACCCGTCGCTGGTGCTGAGGAGCTCGCTCGACGAGGTCGGGCGGGTGCAGGCGTGGGTGCTCGGCCCCGGGCTGGGCACGGGCCCGGAGGCGCACGCGGTGGCCCGCGCGGTGCTGTCCACCGGGGTGCCCGTGCTGGTGGACGCCGACGGGCTGACGCTGGTCGCCAAGGACCGCTCGCTGCTGCGCCGGGCCGCCCCGACCGTGCTCACGCCGCACGCGGGAGAGCTGTCGCGGCTGCTCGGCGTGCCGCGCGAGGACATCGAGGCCGAGCGGCTCGAACACGTGCGCAGGGCCGCCACCGAGCTGGGGGCGACGGTGCTGCTCAAGGGCTCGACCACGCTCGTCGCCGAGGAGCACAGACCGGTGCGGGTCAACACCACCGGGACGCCCTGGCTCGCGACGGGCGGCACCGGCGACGTCCTGTCGGGCATCGCGGGCGCCCTGCTGGCCGCCGGGCTGACGGGCTACGACGCGGCCTCGTGCGCGGCGTACGTCCACGGCCTGGCGGCGCGGGTCGCCTCGGGCGGCGGCGTCGCGGCGGGGCCCGGGCAGGCGCCGATCGCCGCGCTCGACGTCGCCGAGGCGCTGCCCGAGGCCCTGCGCACGCTCTGA
- a CDS encoding ABC transporter permease subunit, whose amino-acid sequence MTTEPTAVIHDIGYRHYDGVRLGRGRATLALGVQSLRGVFGLGRTVRAKIMPLLLAAIMLMPTVVSIGVMALAKQFVMPYPNYAVFMQAVIAVFLAAQSPYLVAPDLRFRVLPLYLSRPLTVTDYVLAKLAALAVALFGLLAVPLTIEFVGELLVDMPGPPHTADYLGALGGAVLHAVLLSSVGIALASFTPRRGLGVASVIAFYMFTAAVSGIFAGVLISSGRDDLAGWALLLNPFFLVDYAQSALFGTTPVNTESAPPGIATCLILLAVIAVAVTGVLLRYRKAAS is encoded by the coding sequence ATGACGACAGAGCCGACCGCGGTCATCCACGACATCGGATACCGCCACTACGACGGCGTACGGCTGGGGCGTGGCAGGGCGACGCTCGCCCTCGGCGTGCAGAGCCTGCGCGGCGTGTTCGGGCTCGGCCGCACGGTCCGCGCCAAGATCATGCCGCTGCTGCTGGCCGCGATCATGCTGATGCCGACCGTGGTGTCGATCGGCGTGATGGCGCTCGCCAAGCAGTTCGTCATGCCCTATCCGAACTACGCGGTCTTCATGCAGGCGGTGATCGCGGTCTTCCTGGCCGCGCAGTCGCCGTACCTGGTCGCGCCGGACCTGCGCTTCCGCGTGCTGCCGCTGTATCTGTCCCGCCCGCTGACCGTGACCGACTACGTGCTGGCGAAGCTGGCCGCGCTGGCGGTCGCGCTGTTCGGGCTGCTGGCCGTGCCGCTGACGATCGAGTTCGTCGGCGAGCTCCTGGTCGACATGCCCGGCCCGCCGCACACCGCCGACTATCTCGGCGCGCTGGGCGGCGCGGTCCTCCACGCGGTTCTGCTGTCGTCCGTGGGCATCGCCCTGGCGTCGTTCACCCCGCGCCGCGGTCTCGGCGTCGCGTCGGTGATCGCGTTCTACATGTTCACCGCGGCCGTCTCCGGGATCTTCGCCGGCGTGCTGATCTCGTCGGGACGCGACGATCTCGCCGGGTGGGCCCTGCTGCTCAACCCGTTCTTCCTCGTCGACTACGCCCAGTCGGCCCTGTTCGGCACCACGCCCGTCAACACGGAGTCGGCTCCGCCCGGCATCGCGACGTGCCTGATCCTGCTGGCCGTGATCGCCGTGGCCGTGACGGGCGTTCTCCTGCGCTACCGGAAGGCGGCGTCGTGA
- a CDS encoding ABC transporter ATP-binding protein, producing MTASATPCFATEGLTKRFPRVTALDDLTVAAGTGVTGLVGANGAGKSTLIKILLGLLPPTSGRASVLGFDTATQGLEIRRAVGYMPEHDCLPPDMSATEFVVHMAQMSGLPRTAARERAADTLRHVGLDEERYRPMGGYSTGMRQRVKLAQALVHDPKLVFLDEPTNGLDPQGRDDMLTLIRRIGTEFGISVLVTSHLLGELERVCDHVIVIDGGRLLRSSAIREFTRAEQTIAVEVEEGQQRLAERLTAGGETVVTQGRLITVQVSADDPGRTYDAVRDAVCDLGLSLLRLEQRRGRIEDVFKEPVA from the coding sequence ATGACAGCGAGCGCGACTCCATGCTTCGCGACCGAGGGGCTGACCAAGCGTTTCCCCCGCGTCACGGCGCTCGACGACCTCACGGTCGCCGCCGGCACCGGCGTGACCGGCCTGGTGGGCGCCAACGGCGCGGGCAAGTCGACGCTGATCAAGATCCTGCTCGGCCTGCTTCCTCCGACCTCCGGGCGTGCCTCGGTGCTCGGCTTCGACACGGCCACCCAGGGCCTGGAGATCCGGCGCGCCGTCGGCTACATGCCCGAGCACGACTGCCTGCCGCCGGACATGTCCGCGACCGAGTTCGTGGTGCACATGGCCCAGATGTCCGGGCTGCCGCGTACGGCCGCCCGCGAGCGCGCCGCCGACACCCTGCGCCACGTGGGGCTGGACGAGGAGCGCTACCGCCCGATGGGCGGCTACTCCACAGGCATGCGGCAGCGGGTCAAGCTCGCCCAGGCCCTCGTCCACGACCCGAAGCTGGTCTTCCTCGACGAGCCCACCAACGGGCTCGACCCGCAGGGCCGCGACGACATGCTCACGCTGATCCGGCGCATCGGCACCGAGTTCGGCATCAGCGTGCTGGTCACCTCCCATCTGCTCGGCGAGCTTGAGCGGGTGTGCGACCACGTCATCGTGATCGACGGCGGGCGGCTGCTGCGCTCCTCGGCGATCCGGGAGTTCACCCGGGCCGAGCAGACCATCGCGGTGGAGGTCGAGGAGGGGCAGCAGCGGCTGGCCGAGCGCCTGACCGCCGGCGGCGAGACGGTCGTCACGCAGGGCAGGCTGATCACGGTCCAGGTCTCCGCGGACGACCCCGGCCGCACCTACGACGCCGTACGCGACGCCGTCTGCGACCTCGGCCTCAGCCTCCTGCGGCTGGAGCAGCGCCGGGGCCGCATCGAGGACGTGTTCAAGGAGCCGGTGGCATGA
- a CDS encoding class F sortase has translation MALSTRGVIIAGVVTGLAFAAVAGGRGMTDQPAARSSVVPKRIDIPALHLKAPLMKLGLTGDGDVELPPFDKPSTAGWYTGSAVPGDPGASVIIGHVDTKTAPAVFYRLRDLRRGEVVKVVRSDGKTASYRVDSVERVPKDDFPAERVYTEDGLRLITCGGTFDWSRHEYRDNVIVYASLIRDA, from the coding sequence TTGGCGCTGTCCACCCGGGGGGTGATCATCGCCGGGGTGGTCACCGGTCTCGCGTTCGCCGCCGTCGCGGGCGGCAGAGGGATGACGGACCAGCCCGCCGCCAGATCCTCCGTCGTACCCAAGCGGATCGACATCCCGGCGCTGCACCTCAAGGCACCCCTGATGAAACTCGGCCTGACCGGCGACGGCGACGTCGAGCTGCCGCCGTTCGACAAGCCGTCCACCGCGGGCTGGTACACGGGAAGCGCCGTGCCGGGTGACCCCGGCGCCTCCGTGATCATCGGTCACGTGGACACCAAGACCGCGCCCGCCGTCTTCTACCGGCTGCGCGACCTGCGCCGGGGAGAAGTCGTGAAGGTGGTGCGCAGCGATGGCAAGACCGCCTCCTATCGGGTCGACTCGGTGGAGCGCGTGCCGAAGGACGACTTCCCCGCCGAGCGCGTCTACACCGAAGACGGCCTGCGCCTGATCACCTGCGGCGGCACATTCGACTGGTCGCGGCACGAATACCGCGACAACGTCATCGTCTACGCCTCGCTGATCCGCGACGCCTGA
- the coaA gene encoding type I pantothenate kinase, with product MATLAVVADGDAYVELSREQWRDLRKNTPLTLTEAELEELRGVHDPIDLSEVTDIYLPLTRLLNLHFTGSRQRGAAVGAFLGEQDAPPPYVLGIAGSVAVGKSTTARLLHALLARWPEHPRVDLITTDSFLYPNKVLEERGIMHRKGFPESYDRRALVSFVADVKAGRHAVEAPVYSHLEYDIVPGAAHTVDRPDILIVEGLNVLQPAPPDALAVYDYFDFSIYVDARIEDIRTWYVERFHKLRRTAFSDPKSYFRHIAALSYEEATTFAENVWRDINERNLVENIAPTRRRAGLILHKGPDHSVTRVRLRRT from the coding sequence ATGGCTACGCTTGCCGTCGTGGCAGATGGGGACGCGTACGTCGAGCTGAGCCGGGAGCAGTGGCGTGACCTGCGTAAGAACACACCGCTCACGCTCACAGAGGCGGAGCTGGAAGAACTGCGCGGCGTCCACGACCCGATCGACCTGTCCGAGGTCACCGACATCTACCTGCCGCTGACCCGACTGCTGAACCTGCACTTCACCGGTTCGCGGCAGCGCGGCGCGGCCGTCGGCGCGTTCCTCGGCGAGCAGGACGCGCCCCCGCCGTACGTGCTGGGCATCGCGGGCAGCGTCGCGGTCGGCAAGTCGACCACGGCGCGCCTGCTGCACGCGCTGCTCGCCCGCTGGCCCGAGCACCCCCGGGTCGACCTGATCACCACCGACAGCTTCCTCTACCCCAACAAGGTCCTGGAAGAGCGCGGGATCATGCACCGCAAGGGCTTCCCGGAGAGCTACGACCGGCGGGCGCTGGTGAGCTTCGTGGCCGACGTGAAGGCGGGCCGCCACGCGGTGGAGGCACCCGTCTACAGCCATCTGGAGTACGACATCGTGCCCGGCGCGGCACATACGGTGGACCGGCCGGACATCCTCATCGTCGAGGGCCTCAACGTCCTGCAGCCCGCGCCGCCGGACGCCCTGGCGGTCTACGACTACTTCGACTTCTCCATCTACGTGGACGCCCGGATAGAGGACATCCGCACCTGGTATGTGGAGCGCTTCCACAAGCTGCGCCGCACGGCCTTCTCCGACCCGAAGTCCTACTTCCGGCACATCGCGGCGCTGTCGTACGAGGAGGCGACCACGTTCGCCGAGAACGTGTGGCGTGACATCAACGAACGCAACCTGGTGGAGAACATCGCCCCCACCCGCCGCCGGGCCGGCCTGATCCTGCACAAGGGCCCCGACCACTCCGTCACACGGGTGCGGCTGCGCAGAACCTGA